From Pedobacter indicus, a single genomic window includes:
- the can gene encoding carbonate dehydratase, producing MCQNNNIISYEELLVGNREFVASSLKEDPEFFDRLAEGQKPPVLWIGCSDSRVPANQITNTKPGEIFVHRNIANVVVNSDMNMLSVLDYAVNVLEVRYIIVCGHYGCGGVAAAMSNKQFGLIDNWLRHIKDAYRLHSLELDQIVDTEEKLDKMVELNVVESVYNLSKTSIVQNAWSRGKELSLHGWTYSLKTGLINDLDVTCEGMGHLPSVFNFEYQEG from the coding sequence ATGTGTCAAAATAATAATATTATATCATACGAAGAATTGTTAGTAGGAAATAGGGAATTTGTTGCCAGCTCGTTGAAAGAGGATCCCGAATTCTTTGATAGATTAGCCGAAGGACAAAAACCACCGGTTCTTTGGATCGGTTGCTCGGATAGCAGGGTGCCTGCTAATCAAATTACCAACACAAAGCCTGGAGAGATATTCGTTCACCGAAATATAGCAAACGTTGTTGTCAATAGTGACATGAACATGCTCAGCGTACTAGACTATGCGGTGAATGTTTTGGAAGTCCGCTATATTATTGTCTGTGGACATTATGGTTGTGGTGGGGTTGCTGCTGCGATGAGTAATAAGCAGTTCGGATTAATAGATAATTGGTTGAGACATATCAAAGATGCGTATCGTCTGCACAGTTTAGAGCTTGACCAGATTGTTGATACGGAGGAAAAGTTGGATAAGATGGTGGAGCTTAATGTGGTCGAGAGCGTTTATAATCTTTCTAAAACTTCGATTGTACAAAATGCATGGAGCAGGGGCAAGGAGCTATCTTTACACGGTTGGACATATAGCTTGAAGACCGGATTGATTAATGATTTGGATGTGACCTGTGAAGGAATGGGGCATCTGCCATCTGTGTTTAATTTTGAATATCAAGAAGGTTAA
- the tpx gene encoding thiol peroxidase, which translates to MAKITFKGDGVNTVGSLPAVGTEARDFTLTATDLSDKSLSNYKGKNVILNIFPSINTGVCAQSVRTFNEEASKLDNTVVLCISKDLPFAQAEFCGAEGIKNVEMLSDFRSNFGEEYGVQMADGPLKGLHSRAVVVIDPQGKITYEEQVPEIGQEPNYDAAIQAIS; encoded by the coding sequence ATGGCAAAAATCACATTTAAAGGCGACGGCGTAAATACTGTCGGATCATTACCTGCTGTAGGAACAGAAGCAAGAGACTTTACTCTAACGGCTACAGACCTATCTGATAAGAGTTTGTCTAACTATAAAGGAAAAAATGTTATTCTCAATATTTTCCCCAGTATCAACACCGGTGTATGCGCTCAGTCTGTAAGGACGTTTAACGAAGAAGCTTCAAAGCTAGACAATACAGTTGTCCTATGCATCTCAAAGGACCTGCCTTTCGCACAAGCTGAATTCTGTGGCGCTGAAGGCATTAAAAATGTTGAAATGCTATCGGATTTCAGGTCTAACTTCGGAGAAGAGTACGGGGTCCAAATGGCAGATGGTCCACTTAAAGGCCTTCATAGCCGCGCTGTAGTAGTCATCGACCCACAAGGCAAAATCACATACGAAGAGCAGGTACCGGAAATAGGTCAAGAACCTAACTACGACGCCGCTATCCAAGCTATTTCATAA
- a CDS encoding efflux RND transporter periplasmic adaptor subunit, translated as MLKKNTVLKAIILPTILFVIACGGNKENRQDGDVQVSEYPILTIEPRSTTLNSNYPATIEGQQNIEIRPKIEGFIEHIYVDEGATVKEGQALFRINAPQYEQEKRSAEAAVKIAEAAVNTAQMEVNKVQPLVEKNIISRYQLESAQFNLESQKAQLAQARANLVNASTNVGYTLITSPANGVVGTLPYKIGSLVSSNTPQPLTTVSNITNIYAYFSINEKQMLEISGRETDEAARNSLANIPEVSLILANGSRFPHPGKIETTSGLINTATGSISVRATFPNPGNIVRSGSSGVITIPLKVDSAIVIPQKATYEIQGKKFVYQLQDDNTVSSKAITVMDNDDGKFYVVSGGLKAGDKIVMEGLATLRDGLNVQPVAVNADSLFQPVTTKDTVR; from the coding sequence ATGTTGAAAAAAAATACTGTCTTAAAAGCCATTATTTTACCCACCATCCTATTTGTCATTGCCTGCGGCGGCAACAAAGAAAACCGGCAAGACGGTGATGTTCAAGTATCTGAGTACCCTATCCTGACCATCGAGCCCCGGTCAACTACATTGAACAGCAATTACCCGGCAACGATTGAAGGTCAGCAGAATATCGAAATCAGACCGAAAATCGAAGGTTTTATCGAGCACATCTATGTAGATGAAGGGGCGACCGTTAAAGAAGGGCAGGCACTATTCCGCATCAATGCCCCGCAATATGAGCAAGAGAAAAGATCGGCCGAAGCAGCTGTTAAGATAGCCGAAGCAGCTGTCAATACAGCTCAAATGGAAGTAAACAAGGTGCAGCCATTAGTTGAGAAGAACATCATTAGCCGCTACCAGCTCGAGTCTGCGCAATTTAATTTAGAATCACAGAAAGCTCAGCTCGCGCAAGCACGGGCCAACCTTGTAAACGCGTCAACCAACGTAGGGTATACATTGATAACCAGTCCGGCTAACGGGGTCGTTGGAACACTCCCCTATAAAATCGGAAGTTTAGTGAGCAGCAATACCCCACAGCCATTAACGACTGTTTCCAACATTACCAATATATACGCTTATTTTTCAATCAACGAAAAACAGATGCTTGAAATTTCAGGCAGAGAGACAGACGAAGCCGCCCGGAACAGCCTGGCGAATATCCCTGAAGTTTCTCTGATTTTAGCGAACGGATCAAGGTTCCCGCATCCAGGTAAGATTGAGACAACCAGTGGATTAATCAATACAGCTACCGGCTCCATCAGCGTACGTGCTACCTTCCCCAATCCTGGAAATATCGTTCGAAGTGGTAGCAGCGGTGTAATCACCATCCCACTAAAGGTTGATTCTGCGATCGTCATCCCTCAGAAGGCAACCTACGAAATCCAAGGTAAAAAATTTGTATATCAACTTCAAGACGACAACACAGTAAGCAGCAAAGCAATTACCGTAATGGATAACGATGACGGCAAATTTTACGTCGTAAGTGGAGGATTGAAAGCTGGCGACAAAATCGTGATGGAAGGTCTTGCGACCCTCCGCGACGGCCTGAATGTACAGCCGGTTGCTGTGAACGCCGACAGCTTATTTCAACCCGTTACAACCAAAGATACTGTTCGATAA
- a CDS encoding AI-2E family transporter — protein sequence MEKPITPKSSEYLLAVRLVTLILILVLSYMLQSVLVPLLFSMLIAITLFPLATLLERWRIPRLLAAIISVIVAIIVIVGLIYLIVNQVLNIGRNGEDMVARFQEILTVITQWTNEKFGITDDMLSQKFHEFTDNALSNATTYIQRAFSSIGGILSSVVLVPLFVFFMLYYRDFFREFFFLTFKSTGKEKVNKILNDIYGVVQSYLVGLLTVMGIVAILNTAGLLVMGISYAWFFGILAALLMLIPYIGIAIGSILPALFAIATKDNAWYAVGVIAWFQVVQFFEANLITPNIVGSKVSINPLMSIVGLLLGGMLFGLAGLILALPLIAIIKVVLDANPSLSHFGFLIGEPEETHLKSKSNFKRLREWRIKKALESSLKTKKKADK from the coding sequence ATGGAAAAACCTATAACCCCAAAAAGTAGCGAGTATTTATTAGCTGTAAGGTTAGTTACGCTCATCTTGATTCTAGTTCTATCCTATATGCTACAAAGCGTGCTGGTGCCCCTGCTTTTCAGTATGCTAATTGCCATTACCTTGTTCCCCTTGGCCACCCTACTCGAGCGTTGGCGAATACCACGACTATTAGCAGCTATCATATCCGTCATTGTCGCTATTATTGTTATTGTGGGACTCATTTACCTGATTGTCAATCAGGTCCTGAATATTGGAAGAAATGGGGAAGACATGGTTGCTCGTTTTCAGGAAATTTTAACAGTGATTACACAATGGACAAACGAAAAGTTCGGCATTACCGATGATATGCTGTCGCAAAAATTTCATGAGTTCACTGACAATGCATTATCAAACGCCACAACCTACATCCAACGTGCGTTTAGTTCAATCGGCGGAATACTCTCTAGTGTAGTACTGGTTCCTCTATTCGTATTCTTTATGTTGTACTACCGCGATTTCTTCCGTGAATTCTTTTTTCTAACGTTTAAGTCAACCGGCAAAGAAAAGGTCAATAAGATCTTGAACGATATTTACGGTGTGGTACAGAGTTACCTTGTGGGCTTATTAACAGTTATGGGTATCGTTGCCATCCTTAATACTGCCGGATTATTAGTCATGGGTATCAGCTACGCCTGGTTCTTCGGTATCCTTGCAGCGCTACTTATGCTAATCCCATATATCGGTATCGCAATTGGATCCATTCTACCCGCACTGTTTGCTATTGCAACAAAGGACAATGCATGGTATGCAGTCGGTGTTATTGCATGGTTCCAAGTTGTACAGTTCTTCGAAGCGAACCTGATCACCCCAAATATTGTAGGGAGTAAAGTAAGTATCAACCCTTTAATGTCGATCGTCGGCTTACTATTGGGTGGTATGCTCTTCGGATTGGCGGGTCTGATTCTTGCCCTTCCACTAATCGCTATCATCAAGGTTGTCTTGGACGCAAACCCTTCCCTATCTCATTTTGGATTTTTAATTGGCGAACCGGAGGAAACTCACTTGAAGTCGAAAAGTAACTTCAAACGACTCCGAGAGTGGCGAATCAAGAAAGCTTTAGAGTCGTCGTTGAAGACAAAAAAGAAAGCTGACAAATAA
- a CDS encoding SulP family inorganic anion transporter has protein sequence MKGTRVSAFLKLSKRDLKNDIPASIVVFLVALPLCLGIAMASGAPLFAGILTGIIGGLVVASISGSQLSVSGPAAGLTIIVLGAIQSLGAYPTFLLAVVIAGVLQMILFFAKAGNIGNFFPSSVIMGMLAAIGITIILQQIPYGLGLSVSVFSIEWHQLLASINWGALVICITSVIILIGMPKIKKLKLIPAPLVVVLLGLAAFYLFKGTPLEIQSNQLVQIPIVTSMDDFLNLFVFPDFSQILNKDVWIVAFTIAIIASIETLLSIEAVDKMDPMKRTSDTNRELLAQGVGNMTSGLFGGLPLTSVIVRSSANVNAGAKSRQSAMFHGLWLLLALVLFPVVINMIPLACLAAILLVTGYKLANPALFVNTFKRGVDQFVPFIATVIAIILTDLLTGVGVGIVISLLYVLRNNMRNSFDYEGQESDQEHKVVVTLSEEVSFLNKPAIRFSLQNIPRKVNEIVIDGRKSKFIDKDVILVIKEYEALYINRGKIVQLLEVENKQNFKSIKKHKHVSK, from the coding sequence ATGAAAGGAACACGTGTGTCTGCGTTTTTGAAATTATCGAAACGCGACCTAAAAAACGATATACCTGCAAGTATAGTGGTCTTTCTTGTAGCATTACCCTTGTGTCTTGGTATAGCAATGGCGTCTGGCGCGCCTTTATTCGCCGGAATTTTAACTGGTATTATAGGTGGTCTTGTGGTCGCATCGATCAGCGGTTCGCAATTGAGTGTTAGCGGGCCTGCTGCGGGACTTACCATCATTGTTTTAGGGGCGATCCAGTCTTTGGGAGCCTATCCTACATTTTTACTGGCCGTTGTTATCGCTGGTGTATTGCAAATGATTTTGTTTTTCGCAAAAGCTGGTAATATTGGCAATTTTTTTCCGTCTTCGGTAATTATGGGAATGCTCGCCGCCATTGGGATTACCATTATTCTGCAGCAGATTCCCTATGGGCTTGGTTTAAGTGTGAGTGTTTTTTCAATCGAATGGCATCAACTACTGGCGTCTATCAATTGGGGTGCTCTAGTAATCTGTATTACTTCGGTCATTATTTTAATTGGAATGCCAAAAATTAAAAAGCTTAAGTTGATCCCTGCTCCTTTAGTGGTTGTCCTTCTGGGCTTAGCGGCATTCTATCTATTTAAAGGAACGCCATTAGAAATTCAAAGTAATCAATTGGTGCAGATTCCAATTGTCACATCGATGGATGATTTCCTAAATCTGTTTGTTTTTCCTGATTTTAGCCAGATCCTGAATAAGGATGTATGGATCGTTGCTTTTACAATTGCGATCATTGCTAGTATTGAGACTCTGCTAAGTATTGAGGCTGTGGATAAGATGGATCCGATGAAACGAACATCGGATACAAATCGCGAATTGCTCGCGCAGGGAGTTGGCAACATGACCAGTGGATTGTTCGGTGGCTTGCCGCTGACATCAGTAATCGTGCGCTCTTCAGCAAATGTAAATGCAGGCGCCAAATCAAGGCAAAGTGCCATGTTCCATGGATTGTGGTTGCTACTGGCATTGGTTTTATTCCCGGTAGTCATTAACATGATTCCTTTAGCTTGTTTGGCGGCAATTTTATTGGTAACGGGCTATAAATTAGCAAATCCTGCTTTATTCGTTAATACATTTAAACGTGGCGTTGATCAGTTTGTGCCTTTTATTGCAACGGTTATCGCAATTATTCTGACCGATTTGCTGACGGGTGTTGGCGTGGGTATCGTTATTTCACTACTCTACGTGCTTCGGAACAATATGCGGAATTCATTTGATTATGAGGGTCAGGAGTCAGATCAGGAACATAAGGTGGTCGTGACCTTGTCTGAAGAGGTTTCTTTTTTGAACAAGCCGGCTATCCGGTTCTCGCTCCAGAATATACCAAGAAAGGTTAATGAGATTGTTATTGATGGGCGGAAAAGTAAGTTCATTGATAAAGATGTGATCTTGGTGATCAAAGAATATGAGGCGCTCTATATCAATCGCGGAAAAATTGTACAACTACTTGAAGTGGAAAATAAACAGAATTTTAAATCTATAAAAAAACATAAACATGTGTCAAAATAA
- a CDS encoding efflux RND transporter permease subunit, which produces MFNRFIERPVLATVISILIVLLGGLGLLTLPVSQYPDIAPPTIVVSASYQGANAEVVLNSVIVPLEEQINGVEDMAYMRSSAGNDGSARITIVFKTGTDPDIANVNVQNRVARATSLLPQEVTRSGVSTFKTQSSNLIIFSLYSEDPTYDQTFLQNYAEINLVPLMKRVNGVGEARAFGQMDYSMRIWLKPDVMATYGLVPNDISAALAEQNIEAAPGQFGEQGGQSFQYTIKYKGRLADVTEFENIVLRAGGDGQLLRLRDIARVELGAMNYATSSTTNGNPSVGVAISQTAGSNAQEVIEGSLKVLDEAAQNFPKGIKYVTLVNANDFLDASISKVITTLIEAFILVFLVVFIFLQDFRSTLIPAIAVPVSIIGTFFFLSVFGFTINLLTLFALLLAIGIVVDDAIVVVEAVHAKLDQGYTSALDATKDAMGEITGAIISITLVMAAVFVPISFISGSAGVFYQQFGLTLAVAILLSAVNALTLSPALCAIFLKPHDEEHKKKNLLQRFYLAFNTAFNATTNKYRKSVSFLIHRKWIAFLGIALFAGAFVYLMKTTPTAFVPNEDTGSIMADIALPTSASVERTEEVAIEVERLVRNIPEVENVLRVSGNGLISGRGSNYAMLIIRLKDWSQRKEDNQSVEAIIGQLFAQTRSVTEAKVIFFAPPTISGFGVSQGFEFQLQDRTGADIATFTKVGNDFIAALNERPEIQYASTSFDPNFPQYQIDINVEKTKEAGFTVNEILGTMQGYYGGVYASNFNQFGKQYRVMYQAEPQYRANPEGLNNIFVRNANGQMAPISSFISLERVYGPQSISRFNLFTAIEINGSPNPGYSSGDAIQAIEEVAATSLPVGYAYEFSGMTREEISAGSQTLLIFLLVIVFVYLLLSAQYESYILPFAVLLSLPIGLAGVYIFATLFGISNNIYLQITLIMLVGLLSKNAILIVEFSAERRRQGMPIVKAALEGAQARFRPILMTSFAFIFGLIPLMLSKGAGAVGNQAIGTGAVGGMLIGTLFGVFVIPILFIIFQGIQERFRKKPLPTAANAQPNDNSDNS; this is translated from the coding sequence ATGTTTAATCGTTTCATAGAACGACCTGTACTAGCTACCGTAATCTCCATTTTAATTGTTTTATTAGGAGGTTTAGGGTTGCTTACTCTTCCCGTTTCACAATACCCCGATATAGCACCACCAACCATCGTTGTTTCAGCATCCTACCAAGGAGCCAATGCTGAAGTTGTTCTTAATAGTGTGATCGTTCCACTTGAGGAACAGATCAATGGTGTAGAAGATATGGCGTACATGAGATCGTCAGCCGGGAACGATGGTAGTGCACGTATCACAATCGTTTTCAAGACAGGCACAGATCCAGACATCGCCAACGTCAACGTCCAGAATAGAGTGGCCCGAGCCACCAGCCTGTTACCCCAAGAGGTTACACGCTCAGGAGTCTCCACCTTTAAAACACAAAGCAGTAACCTGATTATTTTCTCCTTATACAGTGAAGACCCAACATACGATCAGACCTTTCTGCAAAACTATGCAGAGATAAACCTGGTTCCCCTTATGAAAAGGGTAAACGGTGTCGGTGAAGCAAGAGCCTTCGGACAAATGGACTACTCCATGCGGATTTGGCTCAAGCCCGATGTTATGGCTACCTATGGCCTCGTCCCAAATGATATCAGCGCTGCTTTGGCTGAACAAAATATCGAAGCCGCGCCAGGACAATTTGGTGAACAAGGCGGTCAGTCGTTCCAGTACACAATCAAATACAAAGGCAGGCTTGCCGATGTAACAGAGTTTGAAAACATCGTACTAAGAGCAGGTGGCGATGGCCAGCTTCTTAGGTTACGGGACATTGCGAGAGTGGAGCTCGGAGCAATGAATTATGCTACCTCCTCTACCACCAACGGCAACCCATCGGTAGGTGTCGCTATCAGCCAGACAGCAGGGTCAAATGCTCAGGAAGTAATCGAAGGAAGTTTGAAGGTACTCGACGAAGCCGCTCAAAACTTCCCCAAAGGCATTAAGTACGTAACACTGGTTAATGCAAACGACTTTTTAGATGCATCAATCAGCAAGGTAATCACAACGTTGATCGAAGCCTTCATCCTCGTATTCCTGGTTGTATTTATTTTCCTACAGGATTTCCGGTCAACGTTAATCCCTGCCATTGCCGTACCCGTTTCAATCATTGGTACCTTCTTCTTCTTAAGTGTATTCGGGTTTACGATCAACCTACTAACCTTATTCGCTCTGCTTCTAGCAATTGGTATTGTTGTCGATGATGCCATTGTCGTCGTCGAGGCCGTCCATGCAAAGCTCGATCAAGGCTATACGTCCGCATTAGACGCCACAAAGGATGCGATGGGCGAAATCACTGGAGCTATCATATCCATTACATTGGTCATGGCTGCTGTGTTCGTTCCGATTAGCTTTATTTCCGGTTCAGCAGGTGTTTTCTATCAGCAATTTGGATTAACGTTGGCTGTCGCCATCCTCCTCTCTGCGGTAAACGCTCTGACATTAAGTCCGGCGCTCTGTGCTATTTTCCTTAAGCCTCACGATGAAGAACATAAAAAGAAAAACCTTTTACAGCGTTTCTATCTAGCATTTAACACCGCGTTTAATGCGACAACAAACAAGTATAGAAAGTCCGTTTCGTTTCTTATCCATCGTAAATGGATCGCTTTCCTGGGTATCGCCCTCTTTGCTGGAGCATTCGTTTACCTGATGAAGACAACACCAACAGCGTTCGTTCCGAACGAGGATACAGGCTCAATTATGGCGGATATTGCTCTTCCTACTTCAGCGTCCGTAGAACGAACTGAAGAAGTAGCGATCGAAGTGGAAAGATTGGTGCGGAATATCCCAGAAGTTGAAAATGTACTTCGCGTAAGCGGTAATGGTTTAATCAGTGGTCGGGGAAGTAATTACGCGATGCTGATCATCAGATTAAAAGATTGGTCCCAACGAAAAGAAGACAATCAAAGTGTCGAAGCTATCATCGGCCAGCTTTTTGCCCAAACACGTTCAGTTACTGAAGCCAAGGTAATCTTTTTCGCACCACCAACCATCAGTGGTTTCGGTGTTTCACAAGGCTTCGAATTCCAGCTTCAGGATCGTACAGGAGCAGACATTGCTACCTTTACCAAAGTGGGTAATGATTTTATAGCAGCCTTAAACGAACGTCCGGAAATTCAATATGCCTCGACATCTTTCGACCCTAATTTCCCACAGTATCAGATTGACATCAATGTGGAAAAAACGAAAGAAGCTGGTTTCACAGTAAACGAGATTCTAGGAACCATGCAGGGATACTACGGTGGAGTTTATGCGTCCAACTTCAACCAATTTGGTAAGCAATACCGCGTTATGTATCAGGCAGAACCACAATACCGAGCTAACCCCGAAGGGTTAAACAATATTTTTGTTCGTAATGCAAATGGACAAATGGCGCCAATCAGCAGTTTTATTTCGCTGGAACGCGTATACGGACCGCAATCCATTTCCCGGTTCAACCTATTCACCGCGATCGAAATCAATGGTTCTCCTAACCCGGGTTATAGTTCTGGTGATGCTATTCAGGCTATTGAGGAAGTTGCCGCAACTTCCTTGCCGGTCGGTTACGCTTATGAGTTCTCAGGGATGACCCGTGAGGAAATCTCAGCCGGTAGTCAAACTTTATTGATTTTCTTATTGGTAATCGTCTTCGTCTATCTATTGTTAAGCGCCCAATATGAAAGTTATATATTGCCCTTTGCAGTACTCCTTTCCCTACCAATCGGTTTAGCTGGTGTATATATTTTTGCAACCCTATTCGGCATATCAAACAATATCTATTTGCAGATTACCCTCATCATGCTCGTCGGGCTTCTCTCCAAGAATGCCATTCTGATCGTGGAGTTTTCAGCAGAAAGAAGAAGACAGGGAATGCCGATCGTCAAAGCTGCGCTTGAAGGTGCACAGGCACGTTTCAGACCAATATTAATGACCTCTTTCGCCTTTATATTTGGACTTATCCCACTCATGCTTTCTAAGGGAGCTGGTGCTGTCGGCAACCAGGCAATTGGTACCGGCGCTGTTGGGGGAATGTTAATAGGTACCCTGTTTGGGGTTTTTGTAATCCCTATTCTGTTCATTATTTTTCAGGGAATACAGGAGCGATTCCGCAAAAAGCCTTTGCCGACTGCTGCGAACGCACAACCGAATGATAACTCTGATAATAGCTAA
- a CDS encoding efflux transporter outer membrane subunit, translating to MSKRFLNYGLFFSLISIAFLSSCGVTKEYSKPEMNIDSLYRDIQDTDTNSIAYLAWEDVFTDPMLQALIKTGLANNPDLEIAYLNIQQAEAYFNQSKAAFLPNLNLNAGIDESRLPEAQRFGRGSNITQYNITVSSAWEADIWGKLKSSKKAELANLLATTEAAKAVKTRLIATIANYYYQLLAMDEQLAITEKTIINWNSTVETMRALKEAATVTEAAVVQSEAQRYAAEVTIPDLKQAIRETENALSILIGSQPNAIDRGHLGQQLLPMSLNTGIPSQLLANRPDVLQAELQFRQQFELANMARTYFYPSISITGSAGFNTTDISNLLDPASFVASIGAGLAQPIFNKRLNKTRLEVALLQQKTALLNFKTALLEAGREVSDALSLYETANQKIVVRQKQKDALEKAVDYSQELLENGFANYTEVITARQSLLQAELGGVNDRLERLISVVNLYRSLGGGSK from the coding sequence ATGTCAAAAAGATTTTTAAACTACGGATTATTTTTTTCACTGATAAGTATTGCCTTCTTATCATCATGTGGGGTTACGAAAGAATACTCCAAACCTGAGATGAATATCGATAGCCTATACCGTGATATTCAAGATACAGACACCAATTCGATCGCCTATTTAGCATGGGAAGATGTATTCACCGACCCCATGTTACAGGCTCTCATAAAAACAGGGCTCGCAAATAATCCCGACCTAGAAATAGCCTACCTAAACATACAACAAGCGGAAGCCTATTTCAATCAAAGCAAAGCAGCCTTTCTCCCTAACCTTAACCTGAACGCTGGTATCGATGAAAGTCGCCTTCCTGAAGCTCAGCGCTTTGGTCGCGGCAGCAATATCACACAATATAATATCACGGTATCATCAGCTTGGGAAGCCGATATATGGGGCAAGCTCAAGAGCAGCAAAAAGGCAGAATTAGCCAATCTATTAGCTACCACCGAGGCCGCCAAAGCTGTGAAAACGAGATTGATTGCAACGATTGCCAATTATTATTATCAGCTTTTAGCTATGGATGAACAATTGGCTATTACCGAAAAGACAATCATAAACTGGAATAGTACGGTGGAGACCATGCGCGCGCTGAAAGAAGCCGCCACCGTTACAGAAGCTGCGGTTGTACAGAGTGAAGCCCAACGTTATGCAGCCGAGGTTACCATACCGGATCTTAAACAAGCAATCCGTGAGACGGAAAACGCACTGAGCATCTTAATTGGCTCACAGCCGAATGCAATAGACAGAGGCCATCTTGGCCAACAATTACTACCCATGTCATTGAATACGGGGATACCGTCACAGTTATTGGCAAACCGACCCGACGTCTTGCAAGCAGAGTTGCAATTCAGACAGCAGTTTGAATTGGCCAACATGGCTAGAACGTATTTCTATCCTAGCATTTCCATTACCGGTTCAGCTGGATTTAATACAACAGATATTTCCAATCTGCTTGATCCCGCCTCATTTGTCGCAAGCATCGGTGCGGGACTGGCACAACCGATCTTCAACAAGCGACTGAACAAAACTCGTTTAGAAGTTGCCTTATTACAACAAAAAACAGCATTGCTGAACTTCAAAACGGCGCTTTTGGAGGCCGGTCGCGAAGTTTCCGATGCCCTATCGCTTTATGAGACCGCGAATCAAAAGATCGTAGTCCGTCAAAAACAAAAAGATGCATTGGAAAAAGCGGTGGACTATTCTCAAGAACTTTTGGAAAATGGTTTTGCCAACTATACGGAAGTTATTACGGCCAGACAAAGTTTGTTACAAGCCGAGTTGGGAGGGGTTAATGACCGTCTGGAACGGCTAATCTCAGTCGTAAATCTTTATCGCTCCCTCGGAGGTGGGTCGAAATAG
- the idi gene encoding isopentenyl-diphosphate Delta-isomerase, whose translation MTEEVILVDQDDRVLGTMEKLEAHRTGVLHRAFSVFLFNSKNELLLQQRALDKYHSAGLWSNTCCSHPRPGEDSLAAANRRLQEEMGLAADLTFISKLAYKTRFDNGLFEHELDYIYVGKSDALPTINPEEANGFKYLPLQQIKTELKHSPQQYTVWFKLAFPQIEQFCKLADD comes from the coding sequence ATGACAGAAGAGGTAATTCTTGTTGACCAAGACGACCGAGTTCTTGGCACAATGGAAAAGTTAGAAGCCCACCGGACAGGTGTATTGCATCGCGCCTTTTCTGTCTTTCTATTTAACAGCAAGAATGAACTATTACTCCAGCAGCGTGCTCTTGACAAATATCATTCAGCAGGTCTCTGGTCTAATACATGTTGTAGTCATCCACGCCCGGGCGAAGACAGCCTAGCGGCCGCCAACAGAAGACTTCAAGAAGAAATGGGACTTGCAGCAGACCTTACTTTCATTTCAAAACTTGCTTATAAAACACGCTTTGACAACGGGCTCTTTGAGCACGAACTCGACTATATCTATGTCGGCAAAAGTGATGCTTTGCCAACGATCAACCCTGAAGAAGCGAATGGCTTCAAATACCTCCCTCTTCAGCAAATCAAGACTGAACTGAAACATAGCCCCCAGCAATACACAGTTTGGTTTAAGCTAGCATTCCCTCAAATCGAACAATTTTGCAAATTAGCAGATGACTAA
- a CDS encoding NADPH-dependent FMN reductase produces MNDKIKILGIAGSVRKESFNRSALKEACKLVPENAEIEIYELDENLPGFNQDKEQDPPATIVEFKKKIREADAILFVTPEYNYSVPGVLKNYIDWASRPYGDNAFSGKPAAIMGASIGNIATARAQYHLRQMFVFLDITAVNQPEVMIGMAQNKFDKQGNLTDEDAKGFIGKLLLNLVKLTKALKG; encoded by the coding sequence ATGAATGACAAAATTAAGATCTTAGGAATTGCAGGAAGTGTTCGAAAAGAATCTTTTAATCGATCAGCATTAAAGGAAGCTTGCAAATTAGTTCCGGAAAATGCTGAGATAGAAATCTATGAACTTGACGAGAACCTCCCAGGCTTTAATCAAGATAAAGAACAAGATCCGCCGGCCACAATCGTAGAGTTTAAGAAAAAGATTAGAGAAGCCGATGCTATTTTATTCGTAACTCCTGAATATAATTACTCGGTACCTGGCGTATTGAAAAACTACATTGACTGGGCATCCAGGCCCTATGGAGACAATGCTTTCAGTGGAAAACCAGCTGCTATTATGGGAGCCTCCATTGGTAATATAGCTACCGCACGTGCACAATATCATTTAAGACAGATGTTCGTATTTCTGGATATCACCGCAGTTAATCAGCCAGAGGTGATGATTGGTATGGCACAAAACAAGTTTGACAAGCAAGGAAATCTTACAGACGAAGACGCCAAAGGGTTCATCGGCAAACTTTTGCTTAACCTGGTTAAATTAACGAAAGCCTTAAAAGGCTAA